From a region of the Methanolobus tindarius DSM 2278 genome:
- a CDS encoding PEF-CTERM sorting domain-containing protein, with translation MKKLIMCLVVLLAMAGTATAYQAILYDADGNAVASNPIYMEPGDSVVLSYYASSILSSEYNEFFEYTVEEISVRAGSPAEAVPGDITIDFNTAYNPDGFIPGGSEYMDDGVIIVTMDADAPVGARYYIEIGAGGGVVEFQTASRTIEAIPEFPTIALPVAAIIGLAFFIQRRKQE, from the coding sequence ATGAAGAAATTAATTATGTGTTTAGTAGTACTGTTAGCCATGGCAGGGACTGCAACAGCTTATCAGGCAATATTGTATGATGCTGATGGAAATGCAGTTGCATCAAATCCTATATACATGGAACCAGGAGATTCCGTAGTACTTAGTTATTATGCATCATCCATACTCAGTTCAGAATATAATGAATTTTTCGAATATACAGTAGAAGAGATAAGCGTCAGAGCAGGGTCGCCAGCTGAAGCGGTTCCCGGTGACATAACAATTGATTTCAATACTGCATATAACCCAGATGGATTCATCCCAGGTGGAAGCGAATACATGGATGATGGAGTAATAATAGTTACAATGGATGCAGATGCACCTGTTGGAGCACGCTATTATATAGAGATTGGTGCTGGTGGAGGAGTAGTAGAATTCCAAACAGCTTCAAGAACTATAGAAGCTATTCCTGAATTCCCAACAATTGCACTTCCTGTAGCAGCAATAATTGGACTGGCTTTCTTTATCCAGCGCCGCAAGCAAGAGTAA